In Schizosaccharomyces osmophilus chromosome 2, complete sequence, the following proteins share a genomic window:
- the kin17 gene encoding KIN-like protein has protein sequence MGRAEAGTPKAISNALKSKGLQRLRWYCTACQKQMRDENGFKCHTQSEGHIRRMSLIAENPGKHIQDFSNQFLQDFVSLLRTAHGEKKVQFNKFYQEYIRDKNHVHMNATRWHTLSEFCKFLGRQSICRVEETEKGFFISYIDKNPESLRRSEANRKRELQEKSEGETHLRLLNEQIQRAKEAYTRQHEEEEKQPVSHELQRPENQGVHLQLSSTHPSTNEKPSLSSGSSSVAPNLKAPTIPSSKPLFSVPSKPRSKNVFATLNKFQKKTPESPENTPKKDNNSKRPRSAMEEIIMQETAREKRKHVST, from the coding sequence ATGGGACGAGCTGAAGCTGGTACTCCAAAGGCCATATCAAACGCTTTAAAGAGCAAAGGATTGCAGCGTTTACGCTGGTATTGTACTGCTTGCCAGAAACAAATGAGAGATGAAAATGGATTCAAATGCCATACGCAAAGTGAAGGACATATCCGAAGAATGTCTCTCATTGCTGAGAATCCTGGTAAACACATCCAAGATTTTTCCAATCAATTTTTGCAGGATTTCGTTTCGCTCCTTCGAACGGCTCACggggaaaagaaagttcaatttaataaattttatCAAGAATACATTCGAGATAAGAATCACGTGCATATGAACGCGACTCGCTGGCATACTCTGTCAGAGTTCTGCAAGTTTTTGGGCCGGCAGAGCATTTGCCGTGTGGAAGAAACGGAAAAGggcttttttatttcttacATTGATAAGAACCCTGAATCCCTTCGTCGATCTGAAGCGAACCGTAAAAGAGAACtccaagaaaaatcagAGGGAGAGACTCATTTACGGTTACTAAATgaacaaattcaaagaGCAAAGGAAGCTTACACTAGGCAacatgaagaagaagagaagcaGCCCGTAAGTCATGAACTACAGCGACCTGAAAATCAAGGCGTTCATTTGCAGTTGTCTTCAACTCATCCATCGACGAATGAAAAGCCCTCTTTAAGCAGTGGCTCCTCTTCTGTTGCTCCCAATTTAAAGGCTCCTACAATTCCATCGTCTAAACCACTCTTTTCAGTGCCTTCTAAGCCAAGGTCGAAGAACGTGTTTGCTACGTTGaacaaatttcaaaaaaagacacCAGAGTCACCTGAAAATACTCCCAAAAAAGATAACAATTCCAAACGTCCTCGTTCAGCAATGGAGGAAATTATCATGCAAGAGACTGCACGAGAGAAGCGAAAACATGTGTCTACCTAG
- the der1 gene encoding Hrd1 ubiquitin ligase complex (derlin) Der1/Dfm1 — protein sequence MASEFTNQVQQLLERIPPVTRYGMYTMSTITVLYLCQLLSPHTYVLDFDSVFKKREVYRLISNFFFIGSGLSFIFNLFFFYQHGSFLESHVHQRNTKSYLYYLLKIVLVIDVFSLFSGIGSALFSSLSCAMAYTWSLYNAHQKVQVFFLFQLPGKYLPYSLLGMSFLMGGPAALIESGFGLLAGFLVSKLDSHQPFTGFSSFAPSSTVKKSSAAFKGRGQRLGS from the exons atggCATCCGAATTTACAAATCAGGTCCAACAGCTTCTAGAAAGAATCCCTCCAGTGACCAGATATGGAATGTATACCATGTCTACAATTACAGTGCTGTATTTGTGTCAACTTTTATCACCGCATACATATGTTTTAGACTTCGATTCTGTATTTAAGAAGCGTGAGGTTTATAGACTCATCagtaactttttctttatcgGAAGCGGGCttagttttatttttaatttgtttttct TTTACCAGCATGGATCGTTTCTTGAAAGCCATGTACATCaaagaaatacaaagaGCTACTTGTactatttattaaaaatagTTCTCGTCATAGAC GTATTTAGCTTGTTTTCTGGAATAGGTTCAGCTCtcttctcttctctttcttgTGCGATGGCATATACATGGTCTTTGTACAATGCCCATCAGAAAGTGCAAGTGTTTTTCTTATTCCAGCTTCCAGGAAAATATTTGCCCTATTCCTTACTTGGTATGAGCTTTTTAATGGGCGGCCCAGCTGCCTTAATTGAATCTGGGTTTGGTTTGCTAGCTGGTTTCCTTGTTTCTAAGCTAGATTCTCATCAACCATTTACAgggttttcttcttttgcgCCCAGTTCTACAGTTAAGAAATCTTCAGCTGCTTTTAAGGGTCGTGGACAGAGAC